The following coding sequences are from one Aquificaceae bacterium window:
- a CDS encoding NAD(P)/FAD-dependent oxidoreductase has product MFDYDVVVLGGGLAYVGAELLRSAGMKVAVVEKDPAHLGGVCLHEGCIPTKLYLFEARKLSDLKNSPLISAKELCLNLKTLKEKKQKLTKTLRDQIEKLLKGVDFIYGYGELVEPNVIEVEGRRISGKNIIINTGKSYPQKPSGDELLELEELPQSIRLAGDDPLLLEFACMYALMGVSLEAYFDEKSLDFIHPSIKSRLLKMLKDLHIALKPLSEAAHEGTYWLMKRVPNSECIKVDLPRDERGHVLVDRNYETTLKDHYAVGDINGIAELAHASRLQSISVALRLTKGKGFYTPPYKIPYVLYTQPLSYAKVGFTRRELEEKNLEFTEKSVSLRAFAVGSIYHTEEGMAFLYFDRKGFFLGGEVFSRDAGELASVLTVSLFSELNLDMLSRLCLPHPTLGETPFLRLL; this is encoded by the coding sequence GTGTTTGACTATGATGTGGTGGTGCTCGGGGGTGGACTTGCCTATGTGGGGGCGGAGCTTTTGAGGAGCGCAGGTATGAAGGTGGCAGTGGTGGAAAAGGACCCCGCCCATCTTGGTGGCGTTTGTCTTCATGAAGGATGTATACCCACAAAGCTTTACCTCTTTGAAGCAAGAAAACTTTCTGACCTCAAAAACTCACCCCTTATTTCGGCAAAGGAGCTGTGCCTCAATCTGAAAACCCTCAAAGAGAAAAAGCAAAAGCTCACGAAAACACTTAGAGACCAGATTGAAAAGCTCCTGAAGGGCGTGGACTTCATATATGGATACGGAGAGCTTGTAGAGCCAAATGTGATAGAGGTGGAGGGGAGGAGAATCAGCGGGAAAAACATAATCATAAACACGGGCAAATCCTATCCTCAAAAGCCCAGCGGTGATGAGCTTCTGGAGCTTGAAGAGCTTCCACAGAGCATAAGGCTGGCAGGCGATGACCCACTGCTTCTTGAGTTTGCCTGCATGTATGCCCTCATGGGTGTATCCCTTGAGGCCTACTTTGATGAGAAAAGTCTTGATTTCATACACCCTTCCATAAAGAGCAGGCTTCTGAAGATGCTGAAAGACCTCCACATAGCCCTCAAGCCCCTTTCTGAAGCAGCCCATGAGGGCACATACTGGCTTATGAAGAGGGTGCCAAACTCAGAATGTATAAAGGTTGACCTTCCAAGGGATGAGAGAGGGCATGTGCTCGTGGACAGAAACTACGAAACTACACTGAAAGACCACTATGCGGTTGGAGACATAAACGGTATTGCTGAGCTTGCCCATGCCAGCCGGCTCCAGTCAATTTCAGTGGCACTCAGGCTCACAAAAGGTAAGGGCTTTTACACACCTCCTTACAAAATCCCCTATGTTCTCTACACGCAACCCCTGTCATACGCAAAGGTTGGCTTTACAAGAAGAGAGCTTGAGGAGAAAAATTTAGAATTTACAGAAAAGAGCGTAAGCCTCAGAGCCTTTGCAGTGGGTAGCATATACCATACGGAAGAAGGAATGGCATTCCTCTACTTTGACAGAAAGGGTTTTTTCCTCGGAGGGGAGGTTTTTTCAAGGGATGCAGGCGAGCTTGCGTCTGTGCTTACAGTAAGCCTCTTTTCCGAGCTTAACCTTGATATGCTCTCAAGGCTCTGCCTCCCTCATCCCACGCTTGGAGAGACTCCTTTTCTCAGGCTTTTATGA
- a CDS encoding FAD-dependent oxidoreductase, giving the protein MNYDVIIVGGGASGLACALTLASARGRGWQWAEGRRYLLFDTEGSDLRKAFLKNVPGIDHIAGTELLKKIRRQIEEWGGVDFIQEEVIRVERRGEAFEVESRSGRTFLSGYVVLAGGFHSFSIKGLEIELLENPKSPKPGRVMIKHKDYEVDRNLFVAGTLAGLSSHFTSCAGSGVEVAVEILSRFAGKRIVIHDVPEVT; this is encoded by the coding sequence ATGAATTATGATGTTATCATAGTGGGTGGAGGAGCCAGTGGACTTGCCTGTGCTCTGACCCTTGCATCTGCAAGGGGACGGGGCTGGCAGTGGGCAGAGGGCAGAAGATATCTTCTCTTTGACACAGAGGGCTCAGACCTCAGAAAGGCTTTCCTCAAGAATGTGCCCGGTATAGACCACATTGCAGGCACAGAGCTGTTAAAGAAGATAAGAAGGCAGATAGAAGAATGGGGCGGCGTGGATTTTATTCAGGAAGAAGTGATAAGAGTTGAAAGAAGGGGGGAAGCCTTTGAGGTTGAGAGCAGGTCTGGCAGGACCTTTCTTTCAGGCTATGTGGTGCTCGCTGGAGGTTTTCATTCCTTCAGCATAAAAGGTCTGGAAATAGAGCTCCTTGAAAACCCAAAGTCTCCCAAGCCAGGCAGAGTGATGATAAAACATAAGGACTATGAGGTTGATAGAAACCTCTTCGTTGCCGGGACTCTTGCAGGCCTCTCTTCTCACTTCACTTCCTGTGCAGGCTCAGGTGTGGAGGTTGCCGTTGAAATACTTTCAAGGTTTGCGGGCAAGAGGATAGTAATACACGACGTGCCAGAGGTGACTTGA
- a CDS encoding flippase-like domain-containing protein, whose protein sequence is MKKFIPFALTLLFLSLLFYFVPAGEILSSLKNVDFMSLLLAFFLYSLSQLVRSLRWRLLLKNLNLYQSFLINSANILFNNLLPARTGELSWFYYARRLGVGLGASLWSFLVGRLYDLISLLFLFFLSLSPALGYAIIPSVLLLLLGLTLYRFYFFLPSTGKLGELKEFMKKEATLRLSLLLLLLSSLSHSLKFASLLVLLPVENTDLYRSFLAFLGGELSSVLPVHSFMGFGTYELAFGLPLKFLGESLKEWLKLGFIFHSFLLLSSFIWGVPSALLLSRHRT, encoded by the coding sequence TTGAAAAAATTCATCCCTTTTGCCCTTACCCTTCTTTTCCTTTCTCTCCTTTTTTACTTTGTCCCAGCTGGGGAGATTCTCTCAAGCCTGAAAAATGTGGATTTTATGAGCCTTCTGCTTGCCTTTTTTTTATACAGTCTGAGCCAGCTGGTGAGGTCCCTACGGTGGAGACTCCTTTTGAAAAACCTGAACCTTTACCAGAGCTTTCTCATTAACTCTGCCAACATACTTTTTAACAACCTTCTGCCTGCAAGGACGGGTGAACTGAGCTGGTTTTACTATGCAAGAAGGCTCGGTGTAGGTCTGGGTGCTTCCCTCTGGTCTTTCCTTGTGGGAAGGCTCTATGACCTCATAAGTCTTCTCTTTCTCTTTTTTCTCAGTCTGTCCCCAGCCCTCGGCTATGCCATAATTCCCTCTGTCCTTCTCCTTCTGCTCGGACTGACCCTCTACAGGTTCTATTTTTTCCTGCCTTCTACTGGAAAGCTGGGAGAACTGAAGGAATTTATGAAAAAAGAAGCAACTCTTAGACTTTCTCTGCTTTTACTCCTTCTGTCCTCCTTATCTCACAGTCTGAAGTTTGCAAGCCTTCTTGTGCTTCTGCCTGTGGAGAACACAGACCTTTACAGAAGCTTTCTTGCCTTCCTGGGTGGAGAGCTCAGTTCTGTGCTTCCAGTTCATAGCTTTATGGGCTTTGGCACCTATGAGCTCGCCTTTGGTCTTCCCCTCAAGTTTCTGGGAGAGAGCCTCAAAGAATGGCTGAAGCTGGGCTTCATATTCCACAGCTTTCTTCTCCTGTCTTCTTTCATCTGGGGAGTTCCATCTGCCCTGCTACTCAGCAGGCACAGGACTTAG
- a CDS encoding Fe-S-containing hydro-lyase → MEKKVQTPLTDEVIEELRAGDKVLITGYIYTARDAAHKRMVEALQKGEPLPIDVRGQVIYYVGPTPPRPGQVIGSAGPTTSIRMDRYVEDLLKLGLKGMIGKGYRSPQVRELLKKYRAVYFAAVGGVAVLLSKCIKSSEVVAYEDLGTEAIRRLYVEDFPVIVANDIYGGDVFEEGRKRFARIDL, encoded by the coding sequence ATGGAAAAAAAGGTCCAGACGCCACTGACCGATGAAGTCATTGAAGAACTAAGGGCAGGGGATAAGGTTTTAATCACGGGCTACATCTACACTGCAAGGGATGCAGCTCATAAAAGGATGGTGGAAGCCCTTCAGAAGGGTGAACCTCTACCCATTGATGTAAGAGGTCAGGTTATATACTATGTGGGTCCAACGCCTCCCAGGCCCGGGCAAGTTATAGGCTCTGCAGGTCCCACCACCTCCATAAGGATGGACAGGTATGTGGAGGACCTTCTCAAGCTGGGTCTTAAGGGTATGATAGGTAAAGGCTACAGGTCTCCTCAGGTAAGGGAGCTTCTGAAAAAATACAGGGCAGTTTACTTTGCTGCAGTAGGCGGTGTGGCTGTTCTCCTGTCAAAGTGTATAAAGTCCTCTGAGGTGGTCGCTTACGAAGACCTTGGCACAGAAGCGATTAGGAGACTCTACGTGGAAGATTTTCCCGTCATAGTTGCCAATGATATATACGGGGGGGATGTGTTTGAGGAGGGAAGAAAGAGGTTTGCGAGGATAGACCTCTAA
- a CDS encoding phosphatidylglycerophosphatase A — MWQELIATGFYIGRFRYAPGTVGTFLGIPLVYLLVYKWWLTLIFGVLLYWVAVWSASYMVELTREKDPEEVVIDEVVGYFLSFLLVEPTLKAIMVGFITFRILDIVKPYPIKFFERLPGGHGVVADDAVAGLMNAVILYFLFS; from the coding sequence ATGTGGCAGGAACTAATCGCCACGGGCTTTTATATTGGAAGGTTCAGATACGCACCGGGAACAGTTGGGACCTTCTTGGGTATACCTCTTGTTTATTTACTTGTTTACAAATGGTGGCTCACGCTGATTTTTGGTGTCCTGCTTTACTGGGTTGCTGTCTGGTCTGCCAGTTATATGGTGGAGCTAACAAGAGAAAAGGACCCTGAGGAGGTGGTTATTGATGAGGTTGTTGGGTATTTTCTCTCTTTTCTCCTTGTGGAACCAACACTGAAGGCTATCATGGTGGGCTTTATTACTTTCAGAATTCTGGACATAGTAAAACCCTATCCCATAAAGTTCTTTGAAAGACTGCCTGGTGGTCATGGTGTGGTGGCAGACGACGCAGTTGCAGGGCTTATGAACGCAGTCATACTCTATTTTCTTTTCAGCTAA
- a CDS encoding permease has translation MEIFRNFFLSLWDYTLDILPFFLLAVLITSLLQGFTSLSWLKTFLRKRRTAPIYTGILAGLLPLCSCSMLPVANLISSMSRGYAPVLSFLVVAPVVSPVTLLLTYGYFGLPMTMLRLFGTLFFALLFAYISDFFFKKPSGLPLTIGSARDTGWKSFGTYFKDNFLGIGRYLLLGIVIASLIKTLIPPGLIKPIAGSFLSYPLLSFVSIPIYVCSGEEVPIAKALGDIGFSWGGALTFMLGGTGICVPTILATLKFLPKGLVLAYVFFWLFFSVTMGILYDIFFWKV, from the coding sequence ATGGAAATTTTCAGAAACTTTTTCCTTTCCTTATGGGACTACACACTGGACATACTCCCCTTCTTTCTCCTTGCAGTTCTTATTACATCTCTGCTTCAGGGTTTTACGAGCCTCAGCTGGCTAAAAACCTTCCTCAGGAAAAGAAGAACTGCGCCCATATACACTGGTATTCTTGCTGGGCTCTTGCCTCTATGTTCCTGTTCCATGCTTCCAGTGGCAAACCTTATAAGCAGCATGTCCAGAGGCTATGCACCAGTGCTCTCCTTTCTTGTGGTAGCACCAGTTGTATCCCCAGTAACCCTGCTCCTTACTTACGGTTACTTTGGTCTTCCCATGACTATGCTGAGACTTTTTGGCACTCTTTTCTTTGCCCTTCTCTTTGCCTACATATCTGACTTCTTTTTCAAAAAACCCAGTGGATTGCCCCTAACTATAGGAAGTGCAAGGGACACAGGCTGGAAATCCTTTGGCACGTACTTTAAGGATAACTTTCTTGGAATAGGCAGGTATCTCTTGCTGGGTATAGTGATTGCCTCCCTGATTAAGACCCTTATCCCCCCTGGTCTTATAAAGCCGATAGCCGGCAGTTTTCTATCTTACCCTCTCCTTTCTTTTGTATCCATACCAATTTATGTATGCTCCGGTGAGGAGGTGCCCATAGCAAAGGCTCTGGGAGATATAGGCTTCAGCTGGGGTGGTGCACTTACCTTTATGCTGGGAGGAACTGGCATATGCGTGCCTACTATACTGGCAACGCTTAAGTTCCTGCCAAAGGGCCTGGTCCTCGCATATGTGTTTTTCTGGCTCTTTTTCTCTGTAACCATGGGGATTCTTTACGATATATTCTTCTGGAAAGTTTAG
- a CDS encoding roadblock/LC7 domain-containing protein translates to MDRYTQVLQELIRNTGLEGASLVSADGLPIASVLKPGMEEDRIAAMSAAILSLGERVSEELAKGNLEQITIKGHDGYVILTGVGRDAVMVVLADNNAKLGLLLMEIRKSQDKLKGMI, encoded by the coding sequence ATGGACAGGTATACACAGGTTTTGCAGGAACTCATAAGAAACACAGGTCTTGAGGGTGCATCCCTCGTATCTGCAGATGGATTGCCAATAGCCTCAGTGCTCAAGCCAGGCATGGAGGAGGACCGCATAGCGGCCATGAGCGCAGCCATACTCTCACTGGGTGAACGTGTCTCAGAAGAGCTTGCAAAGGGTAACCTGGAACAGATAACTATCAAGGGGCATGATGGTTATGTCATACTCACTGGAGTGGGAAGGGATGCGGTGATGGTGGTTCTTGCGGATAACAATGCCAAGCTGGGGCTACTGCTTATGGAGATAAGGAAGTCCCAGGATAAGCTAAAGGGGATGATATAA
- a CDS encoding DUF4388 domain-containing protein: MALTGDLKTFNFVDILQIIAKDRKSGILLVEWKDITVAYYVKDGEIIFARPVDRVFRVYAERDFDLLIEKLRISKENLFRTVQRFLLERLDMKEGVFSFTPGFVKYNSNYSVVYPVENIIMMASRYLTPEEVERKISDEMLLFEPAEGSEEKLKRVELTPEEQKVLPLVNGERTVYDIRKESGLENLTVDRALYGFLALGVIKRKKKERKQKPSIALDLLMKIIERIREL, from the coding sequence ATGGCTCTCACGGGTGACCTGAAAACCTTTAACTTTGTGGACATACTCCAGATAATAGCCAAGGACAGGAAGAGCGGGATTCTCCTTGTGGAGTGGAAGGATATAACGGTTGCCTATTACGTGAAGGATGGGGAGATAATCTTTGCCCGTCCTGTGGACAGGGTCTTCAGAGTTTATGCGGAGAGGGACTTTGACCTTCTGATAGAAAAGCTGCGCATATCAAAGGAGAACCTTTTTAGAACTGTGCAGAGGTTTCTACTTGAGAGACTTGACATGAAAGAGGGTGTGTTTTCCTTTACGCCAGGATTTGTGAAGTATAACTCCAACTATTCGGTTGTCTATCCAGTTGAAAACATAATCATGATGGCATCCCGCTACCTTACACCGGAGGAGGTTGAAAGAAAAATATCTGATGAAATGCTTCTTTTTGAACCCGCTGAGGGTTCCGAGGAAAAGCTAAAGAGGGTAGAGCTCACTCCAGAAGAGCAAAAGGTCCTTCCTCTCGTGAACGGCGAGAGAACTGTGTATGACATAAGGAAAGAGTCAGGTCTTGAAAACCTTACTGTGGACAGGGCTCTGTATGGCTTCCTTGCCCTTGGGGTAATAAAGAGAAAGAAGAAAGAGAGGAAACAGAAGCCTTCAATAGCCCTTGACCTTCTCATGAAGATAATAGAAAGGATAAGGGAGCTGTGA
- a CDS encoding ATP/GTP-binding protein: protein MKTIKKIKIVVAGPFAAGKTQFINTVSEIKTVKTERRTQAVGERSVKEYTTVAMDFGKIRIDDEHELYLFGTPGQSRFDFMWEILGEGALGIIILVDSTDPSTFHEARRIINFFHSRFPVPMVVGANKQDLPNAWSSEDVSTALDIGEDEGIPVLPLSAIDKESVKSVLLTLLEIIKEEISS from the coding sequence ATGAAGACCATAAAGAAGATAAAAATAGTGGTGGCTGGTCCCTTTGCGGCGGGCAAAACGCAGTTTATAAACACTGTGAGTGAGATTAAAACGGTTAAAACTGAAAGAAGAACTCAGGCAGTTGGCGAAAGGAGCGTGAAGGAATACACCACCGTAGCCATGGACTTTGGAAAGATACGCATAGATGATGAGCATGAGCTGTATCTCTTTGGCACGCCCGGTCAGTCAAGGTTTGACTTCATGTGGGAGATACTGGGTGAAGGTGCACTTGGAATAATAATACTGGTAGACAGCACAGACCCCTCCACCTTTCATGAGGCAAGGAGGATAATAAATTTCTTCCACTCTCGCTTTCCTGTTCCCATGGTGGTGGGTGCAAACAAGCAGGACCTGCCCAACGCTTGGTCTTCAGAAGACGTATCCACCGCCCTTGACATAGGTGAGGATGAGGGCATACCTGTGTTGCCCCTCTCTGCCATTGATAAGGAAAGCGTTAAAAGTGTGTTGCTTACACTGCTTGAAATAATAAAGGAAGAAATCTCCAGTTAA
- the argC gene encoding N-acetyl-gamma-glutamyl-phosphate reductase, whose amino-acid sequence MEQEIRVCIYGATGYTGAELLRILLEHPYVKVASLTSQSYAGKRLFEVFPSFLPAPVGSLKLTEEPDEDFDVAFLCLPHEASLELVPELLKRGKKVIDLSGAYRIRDASKYPEYYGFEHTHKDLLQRAVYGLPEIFREDIRGAQLVANPGCYPTATLLAVYPLLKEGIEMDFLIVDALSGVSGAGRKTSQKFHYPEMEGNAFAYSVDRHRHTPEMEEVIHRVYGKVLKVRFTPQVVPTVRGMLAKVYTRCGEMDFRGLYVETYRGEPFLFLTEEPPHMKHAAGSNFCFLYLYYHRETSILEVISIIDNLGKGASSQAVQNFNLMMGFEESLALKRSAQFP is encoded by the coding sequence ATGGAGCAAGAGATAAGAGTATGTATCTACGGTGCCACCGGATACACGGGGGCTGAGCTTCTCAGGATACTTTTAGAGCATCCTTATGTAAAGGTGGCTTCTCTCACTTCTCAATCCTATGCCGGCAAGAGGCTTTTTGAAGTTTTTCCCTCCTTCCTGCCAGCCCCTGTTGGCTCTTTAAAGCTTACTGAAGAGCCTGATGAGGACTTTGACGTTGCCTTTCTCTGCCTTCCACACGAAGCATCGCTGGAGCTTGTGCCAGAGCTCCTGAAAAGGGGTAAGAAGGTAATAGACCTCTCTGGCGCTTACAGAATAAGGGATGCATCTAAATACCCCGAATACTACGGTTTTGAGCACACACATAAAGATTTGCTACAGCGAGCAGTTTATGGACTTCCGGAGATTTTCAGAGAAGATATAAGGGGAGCTCAGCTGGTGGCAAACCCAGGCTGCTATCCTACTGCTACACTGCTGGCTGTCTATCCTCTGCTTAAAGAAGGTATTGAAATGGACTTTTTAATCGTGGATGCTCTCTCTGGAGTTTCCGGTGCAGGCAGAAAGACGAGCCAGAAGTTCCATTATCCTGAGATGGAAGGAAACGCCTTCGCCTACTCAGTGGACAGGCACAGGCATACACCAGAAATGGAGGAAGTTATTCATAGGGTTTATGGAAAAGTTTTGAAGGTAAGGTTTACACCACAGGTTGTCCCCACAGTGCGGGGGATGCTGGCAAAAGTCTATACAAGATGCGGAGAGATGGACTTCAGGGGTCTTTATGTGGAAACTTACAGAGGGGAGCCATTCCTATTTCTCACAGAAGAGCCACCGCACATGAAGCACGCTGCTGGAAGTAATTTCTGCTTTTTATACCTTTACTATCACAGAGAAACATCCATACTTGAAGTTATAAGTATCATAGACAACCTGGGGAAGGGGGCATCTTCACAGGCGGTGCAGAACTTTAACCTTATGATGGGTTTTGAAGAAAGCCTGGCATTGAAAAGATCTGCGCAGTTCCCTTAA
- the rpsI gene encoding 30S ribosomal protein S9: MSLKLKDFKIGFDNAFYGTGRRKESVARVWLIRGTDRQIVKVKESGKEYNLKDYLQRETLYHKVFYPIKLTGLDGRFGIYATVSGGGISGQAEAIMYGVAKALLKYNPDLRGSLKKAGLLKRDAREKERKKYGLMKARKAYRWSKR; this comes from the coding sequence ATGAGTCTGAAGCTGAAGGATTTTAAGATAGGCTTTGATAATGCCTTTTATGGCACTGGAAGAAGAAAGGAAAGTGTGGCAAGGGTATGGCTCATAAGAGGGACAGACAGACAGATAGTAAAAGTCAAGGAAAGCGGAAAGGAGTATAATCTGAAAGACTATCTTCAGAGGGAAACCCTCTATCATAAGGTTTTCTATCCCATAAAGCTCACAGGTCTGGATGGAAGGTTTGGCATATATGCCACTGTAAGCGGCGGTGGCATAAGCGGGCAGGCGGAAGCCATAATGTATGGTGTTGCAAAGGCTCTTCTCAAATACAACCCAGACCTGAGAGGTAGCCTCAAGAAAGCTGGACTCCTGAAGAGGGATGCAAGGGAAAAGGAAAGAAAGAAATATGGACTCATGAAGGCAAGAAAAGCCTACAGATGGAGCAAGAGATAA
- the rplM gene encoding 50S ribosomal protein L13: MKTYHVRKEDVVRNWWVVDAQGKVLGRLASQIARVLMGKHKPYYQPDVDCGDFVIVLNADKIIATGKKPEQKKYQFHSNYPGGLKERSLSWMLQHKPEEVIRLAVRRMLPKNRLGHRMLKRLKVYTGNEHPHTAQQPRTLEVEA; this comes from the coding sequence ATGAAAACCTACCATGTTAGAAAAGAGGATGTGGTAAGGAACTGGTGGGTCGTAGACGCCCAGGGAAAGGTTCTGGGCAGGCTTGCCTCTCAGATAGCAAGGGTGCTTATGGGAAAGCACAAGCCCTACTACCAGCCGGACGTGGATTGCGGTGACTTTGTCATAGTTCTGAATGCGGACAAGATCATTGCCACCGGCAAAAAACCTGAGCAGAAAAAGTATCAGTTTCACAGCAACTACCCCGGTGGTCTCAAGGAGAGAAGTCTTTCCTGGATGCTCCAGCACAAGCCCGAAGAGGTTATAAGGCTTGCCGTCAGGAGAATGCTTCCAAAAAACAGACTGGGGCACAGAATGCTCAAGAGGCTAAAAGTGTACACAGGAAACGAACATCCGCACACTGCTCAGCAACCCAGAACTCTGGAGGTTGAAGCATGA
- a CDS encoding DUF1122 family protein yields the protein MKEAFKEELGKHFSLIRVERGRFAEEENITLGKDGRRILFIKAFYGRKPYWKEWVELFHISPEFFGSSSEEELYHILAKYFRRVFVEYYEDHQTMQELKAGKEPQYTRLGSKLKALGYRYFRDWYYPEGWMEGGYKLQAER from the coding sequence ATGAAGGAGGCTTTCAAAGAGGAACTTGGGAAACACTTCAGTCTTATCAGGGTTGAAAGGGGAAGGTTTGCGGAAGAAGAGAACATAACCCTTGGAAAAGATGGCAGGAGAATACTTTTCATAAAAGCCTTTTATGGCAGAAAGCCCTACTGGAAAGAGTGGGTGGAGCTTTTCCACATTAGCCCGGAGTTCTTTGGCTCCTCCTCTGAGGAGGAACTCTACCATATACTGGCTAAATACTTCAGAAGGGTTTTTGTGGAATACTATGAGGACCATCAGACCATGCAGGAGCTAAAGGCGGGAAAGGAGCCGCAGTATACAAGGCTTGGTTCAAAGCTGAAAGCCCTCGGCTACAGATACTTCAGGGACTGGTATTATCCGGAAGGATGGATGGAGGGTGGGTATAAGTTGCAGGCGGAAAGATAA
- a CDS encoding TraR/DksA C4-type zinc finger protein: MHHLTPKQIAELKEELLRMRERIIKYAEEQIKDPSNVSFEGGDEIDRANIETGRYISLQRIKTRELKLLRKIDYALMKLEQGTYGICESCGALIPFERLRARPVTTMCINCKELEEEGEHE; encoded by the coding sequence ATGCACCATCTAACTCCAAAACAGATAGCGGAGCTAAAGGAAGAACTTCTGAGGATGAGGGAGAGGATAATAAAATATGCGGAGGAGCAGATAAAAGACCCTTCAAACGTTTCCTTTGAGGGTGGTGATGAGATTGACAGGGCAAACATAGAAACAGGCAGATACATAAGCCTGCAGAGGATAAAGACAAGAGAGTTAAAGCTTCTGCGTAAGATAGATTATGCCCTTATGAAGCTGGAGCAGGGCACATACGGCATATGTGAAAGCTGTGGAGCCCTGATACCCTTTGAAAGGCTGAGGGCAAGACCTGTCACCACCATGTGCATAAACTGTAAGGAACTTGAAGAGGAAGGAGAGCATGAGTGA
- a CDS encoding aminotransferase class I/II-fold pyridoxal phosphate-dependent enzyme, translating to MSESWMFPRVSRLPKYVFAMVNELKYRLRREGEDIVDLGMGNPDLPPSEHIVEKLCEVARRDNVHGYSASKGIPRLRKAICDFYRRRYGVELDPEREAILTIGAKEGYSHLMLAMLEPGDTVLVSNPTYPIHYYAPIIAGGDAISVPIIPDYGEVFEESFLRRVHDTLKASFRKPRAVVLSFPHNPTTLCVSLDFFREMVRLAKREEVWLVHDFAYADLGFDGYEPPSILQVEGAKDVAVELYSMSKGFSMAGWRVAFIVGNETLIKNLAHLKSYLDYGVFTPIQVASIIALDSPYEIVEKNREVYRKRRDVLVEGLNRIGWHVEKPKGSMFLWAKIPQWVGMNSLDFSLYLLKEAKVAVSPGIGFGEYGEGYVRFALVENEHRIRQAIRGIKRAFERFTQRV from the coding sequence ATGAGTGAGAGCTGGATGTTTCCGAGAGTGAGCAGGCTTCCAAAGTATGTCTTTGCTATGGTAAACGAGCTAAAATACAGGCTCAGGCGTGAGGGGGAAGACATAGTGGACCTGGGTATGGGAAACCCTGACCTTCCACCGTCGGAGCATATAGTGGAAAAGCTCTGTGAAGTGGCACGCAGAGATAACGTTCATGGCTACTCTGCTTCAAAGGGTATTCCCAGGCTCAGAAAAGCCATATGCGACTTTTACAGAAGAAGATACGGGGTGGAGCTTGACCCTGAGAGGGAAGCCATACTCACCATAGGTGCCAAGGAAGGATATTCTCACCTTATGCTTGCCATGCTTGAGCCCGGTGACACAGTGCTTGTATCCAACCCCACCTATCCCATACACTACTATGCTCCCATAATAGCCGGCGGTGATGCCATATCCGTCCCAATAATTCCCGATTATGGAGAGGTTTTTGAGGAGAGCTTTCTCAGAAGGGTTCATGATACCCTCAAGGCATCTTTTAGAAAGCCCAGAGCAGTGGTGCTGAGCTTTCCACATAACCCCACAACCCTCTGCGTGAGCCTTGACTTTTTCAGAGAGATGGTAAGGCTGGCAAAGAGGGAAGAGGTATGGCTTGTTCATGACTTTGCCTATGCGGACCTTGGCTTTGACGGTTATGAGCCTCCAAGTATACTGCAGGTGGAAGGGGCAAAGGATGTGGCGGTGGAGCTTTACTCCATGTCAAAGGGTTTTTCAATGGCAGGATGGCGCGTTGCCTTCATAGTGGGGAATGAGACGCTCATAAAGAACCTTGCCCATCTGAAGAGCTATCTTGATTATGGTGTCTTTACCCCCATTCAGGTTGCCTCCATAATAGCCCTTGATAGCCCCTACGAGATTGTGGAGAAAAACAGGGAGGTTTACAGGAAAAGAAGGGATGTGCTGGTGGAAGGACTTAACCGTATAGGATGGCATGTGGAAAAGCCGAAGGGAAGCATGTTTCTGTGGGCTAAGATACCCCAGTGGGTGGGTATGAACTCTCTTGACTTTTCCCTCTATCTGCTAAAAGAGGCCAAGGTGGCGGTATCTCCGGGCATAGGTTTTGGAGAATATGGTGAGGGCTATGTGAGGTTTGCCCTTGTGGAGAACGAACACAGGATAAGACAGGCAATAAGGGGTATAAAGAGGGCTTTTGAAAGATTTACACAGAGGGTATGA
- a CDS encoding nucleotidyltransferase domain-containing protein: MDPDRIILFGSRAKGSAKPYSDIDIAVEGGKELDHRERRKLKEKIEKLSGIYSVDVVFLHKVEKDFAELVRRTGRVLYEKGRGAKSLRETQQSL; this comes from the coding sequence CTGGACCCCGACAGGATAATCCTTTTCGGTTCAAGGGCAAAGGGCAGCGCAAAGCCATATTCGGATATAGACATAGCGGTGGAGGGGGGCAAAGAGCTTGATCACAGGGAGCGGAGAAAGTTAAAGGAAAAGATAGAGAAGCTCAGTGGTATATACAGTGTGGATGTGGTCTTTCTCCATAAAGTGGAAAAAGACTTTGCAGAGCTTGTAAGAAGAACCGGCAGGGTTCTCTATGAAAAGGGAAGAGGTGCAAAAAGCCTACGAGAAACTCAGCAGAGCCTTTAA